In Chrysoperla carnea chromosome 2, inChrCarn1.1, whole genome shotgun sequence, the following proteins share a genomic window:
- the LOC123291800 gene encoding homeobox protein extradenticle, whose product MDDPGRMMGHGGGGLMPPQPYGMTPQSDTPTGEGEARKQDIGEILQQIMNITDQSLDEAQARKHTLNCHRMKPALFSVLCEIKEKTVLSLRNTQEEEPPDPQLMRLDNMLIAEGVAGPEKGGGAGAAASASAASQGGPGQPDNAIEHSDYRAKLAQIRQIYHQELEKYEQACNEFTTHVMNLLREQSRTRPITPKEIERMVQIIHKKFSSIQMQLKQSTCEAVMILRSRFLDARRKRRNFSKQASEILNEYFYSHLSNPYPSEEAKEELARKCGITVSQVSNWFGNKRIRYKKNIGKAQEEANLYAAKKAAGASPYSGTATPMMSPAPPQDSMGYSMGSAYDQGSAYDASCGYDPMHQELSP is encoded by the coding sequence ATGGATGATCCTGGTAGAATGATGGGCCATGGTGGCGGTGGTTTAATGCCACCACAACCGTACGGTATGACCCCACAATCGGATACACCTACGGGGGAAGGTGAAGCACGCAAACAAGATATCGGagaaattttacaacaaataatgAACATCACCGATCAAAGCCTTGATGAGGCACAAGCACGAAAACATACATTAAATTGTCATAGAATGAAACCTGCCTTATTTTCCGTACTTtgtgaaataaaagaaaaaaccgTGTTGTCTCTACGTAACACTCAAGAAGAGGAACCACCAGATCCTCAATTAATGCGTTTAGATAACATGCTCATTGCTGAAGGTGTTGCTGGTCCCGAAAAGGGTGGTGGCGCCGGTGCAGCAGCTTCAGCATCAGCCGCTTCTCAGGGTGGTCCAGGTCAACCTGATAACGCTATCGAGCATTCAGATTACAGAGCAAAATTGGCACAAATTCGTCAAATATATCACCAAGAACTTGAAAAGTATGAACAAGCCTGCAATGAGTTCACTACTCACGTTATGAATTTGTTGCGTGAACAATCACGTACACGCCCTATAACACCTAAAGAAATTGAACGTATGGTTCaaatcattcataaaaaattcagttcAATTCAAATGCAGTTGAAACAATCCACTTGTGAAGCTGTTATGATACTAAGATCCCGATTCTTAGATGCTCGACGTAAACGTCGTAATTTCAGCAAACAAGCATCTGAAATATTGAATGAATACTTTTATTCACACCTATCTAACCCATATCCAAGTGAAGAAGCAAAAGAAGAACTAGCAAGAAAATGTGGCATCACTGTCAGTCAAGTTTCGAATTGGTTCGGTAATAAACGCATTCGTTATAAGAAGAATATTGGTAAAGCACAAGAGGAAGCTAACTTGTATGCTGCCAAGAAAGCAGCTGGTGCATCGCCGTATAGTGGAACAGCTACACCTATGATGTCCCCAGCTCCACCGCAAGATTCAATGGGGTATTCAATGGGATCAGCATATGATCAAGGTTCGGCTTATGACGCTAGCTGTGGCTACGATCCCATGCATCAAGAGTTATCACCCTGA
- the LOC123292179 gene encoding gastric triacylglycerol lipase-like, with amino-acid sequence MLICCVYAVIILIGRIVGEEIVNQNVPSANSTHPEENMNVPEIITYYGYPVESHTIVTKDHYILTLHRIPYGKTKGNNKTRQPVIVQHAFLESSADFVVCGEEKSLAFILANNGYDVWLTNSRGNKYSRQNQVLSTDDKEFWDFSFDEMAKYDLTAIIDYVADITLQSGNIQYIGHSMGTTMFFALMSEQPEYNKKIKAMMALAPVAGLKYITSPISYLSPFAEYYYRMSNFLGQYKLLADGIVTQFLAKYGCEKSGLEKMCENIFFIFTGYDESQLDEKNLPVILSHSPAGTSTKTLIHFAQEVQAKGRFQHFDYGEEENLKRYGSPSPKEYNLGNVTVPVAVFYGDNDWLAAKKDVEISYNKLPNKIEIYRVPYPKFNHIDFVWAKDAPKLLYQRLLKLMRQFN; translated from the exons atgttaatttgttGTGTGTATGcggttataattttaattggtaGGATTGTTGGTGAAGAAATTGTTAATCAAAATGTTCCAAGTGCAAATTCAACTCATCCCGAAGAGAATATGAATGtt ccagaaataattacatattatggATATCCAGTTGAATCGCATACAATCGTTACGAAGGATCATTATATATTAACATTACATCGAATTCCATATGGAAAAACTAAAGGAAACAATAAAACACGTCAACCAGTGATTGTACAACATGCGTTTCTTGAAAGTTCGGCTGACTTTGTTGTATGCGGTGAAGAAAAGtcattag CGTTTATTTTGGCAAATAATGGCTACGATGTATGGTTAACAAATTCACGTGGTAACAAATATTCAAGACAAAATCAAGTATTAAGTACAGATGATAAGGAGTTTTGGGACTTTAGTTTTGATGAAATGGCTAAATATGATTTAACCGCAATAATTGATTATGTTGCTGATATAACATTGCAATCAGGAAATATTCAGTATATTGGACACTCAATGGGGACGACAATGTTTTTTGCATTAATGTCAGAACAGCCagaatataataagaaaattaaagcAATGATGGCCCTCGCTCCAGTAGCTGGACTTAAGTATATTACAAGTCCAATTTCTTATTTATCACCATTTGCAGAATACTATTAC AGAATGTCAAACTTTTTAGGGCAATATAAATTACTAGCAGATGGTATAGTAACACAATTCCTAGCAAAATATGGATGTGAAAAAAGTGGTTTAGAGAAAAtgtgtgaaaatatatttttcatatttacagGATACGATGAAAGTCAACTTGATGAA aaaaatttaccAGTTATACTTAGTCATTCGCCAGCGGGCACTTCAACAAAGACACTTATTCATTTTGCACAAGAAGTTCAAGCAAAAGGACGGTTTCAACACTTTGATTATGGcgaagaagaaaatttaaaaagatatggGTCACCCAGCCCTAAAGAGTATAACTTGGGTAACGTAACTGTACCGGTGGCTGTGTTTTATGGAGATAATGATTGGTTAGCAGctaaaaag gaTGTGGAAATTTCATACAATAAATTaccaaacaaaattgaaatatatagagTGCCATATCCAAAATTTAATCATATCGATTTTGTATGGGCAAAAGATGCACCCAAATTATTGTATCAACGTTTATTAAAGCTAATgagacaatttaattaa